One window of the Ammospiza nelsoni isolate bAmmNel1 chromosome 17, bAmmNel1.pri, whole genome shotgun sequence genome contains the following:
- the TMC7 gene encoding transmembrane channel-like protein 7, translating to MSGLGAAAGPGWQRDSGGLSLLAEEPHGAAPVDFLQELPSCQSARRRRGGTQERRAAPLGTNGSRGDAARALLQENGEPAERPARERPVCMADKRRARDSQQAETERLSRWEKWKRTSSKSLKKAFSEVKGLSSYLVLWRRDIRSIEGKFGTGIQSYFSFLRFLVLLNFIIFILMFSFVVLPTIISTFGLFNSTMAYIPPKNIDVICTIYKPSGNKGLVYFYTYLKDLLSGTGFLEVTSLFYGYYSIDAVWISIMRYNLPLAYLLATFAYLALSFLWIIKRSVEGFKHNLVHDADPFQSYCNKVFAGWDFCITDPNAARLKHCSLQYELQMDLQEEKLKQKIAERRTEEKLRIYSLRIFINIIVIAILSGCFYSIYRVTVFSQENSNDIGNANSQVNLLVQYLPSMVITLANFIAPLIFAFLIKFEEYTPAFEIKLTLLRCVFVRLANIGVLLFSLWSQISDCGSDKCKPCGYNYKLYPCWESDVGQEMYKLMIFDFIVILAVALFVDFPRKLLVTHCSWKLVQWFGDKEFAISDSVLEIIYGQTICFIGTFFSPLLPAIATIKYFIIFYVKKIVLIHTRKPAARPVRASSSNFFFLVVLLIGLLLAFVPVGFSIARIPSSKACGPFRNFNTSWEVIPDTILQFPTGLQQFLFGISSEAFAVPFFVILCIIMFYVIALARAHKRVVEQLREQLVLESRDKMFLIRKITEAQK from the exons ATGAGCGGGCTGGGGGCCGCCGCGGGGCCGGGATGGCAGCGGGACAGCGGCG GGCTCTCTCTGCTCGCCGAGGAGCCGCACGGCGCCGCACCTGTggatttcctgcaggagctgcccagctgccagTCAGCGCGGAGGCGCCGCGGGGGCACCCAGGAGCGCCGGGCGGCCCCGTTGGGCACCAACGGCAGCCGCGGGGACGCGGCCCGGGCGCTGCTGCAGGAGAACGGAGAGCCGGCTGAGCGCCCTGCCCGAGAGCGCCCGGTGTGCATGGCAGACAAGAGGAGAGCAAG GGACTCTCAGCAGGCTGAAACAGAACGTTTATCCAGATGGGAGAAGTGGAAAAGAACTAGCAGTAAATCATTGAAAAAAGCATTCAGTGAAGTCAAGGGCTTGTCATCTTACCTGGTGCTTTGGCGACGTGACATTCGCAGCATAGAAG GGAAATTTGGTACTGGTATCCAGTCCTACTTCTCCTTCCTGCGCTTTCTGGTCCTGCTGAACTTCATAATTTTTATCCTGATGTTCAGTTTTGTTGTTCTTCCCACCATAATTTCTACATTTGGATTATTCAACAGTACCATGGCTTATATTCCTCCAAAGAACATAG ATGTTATCTGCACAATTTATAAACCTAGTGGTAATAAGGGACTTGTGTACTTCTATACTTACCTCAAAGATTTACTCAGTGGCACT GGATTCCTTGAAGTGACAAGTTTATTTTATGGCTATTACTCAATAGATGCTGTATGGATCAGTATCATGAGGTACAATTTGCCACTGGCATACCTGCTGGCTACATTTGCCTACCTTGCCTTAAGTTTCCTCTGGATAATAAAGAG GTCTGTGGAAGGCTTTAAGCACAACTTAGTGCACGATGCAGATCCATTTCAGAGTTACTGTAACAAAGTCTTTGCAGGCTGGGACTTCTGCATTACAGACCCAAATGCAGCCCGGCTGAAACATTGCAGCTTGCAATATGAGCTCCAG ATGGACTTGCAGGAAGaaaaactgaagcaaaaaaTAGCTGAGAGGAGAACGGAAGAAAAGCTTCGCATCTACTCTCTgagaatatttataaatataattgtCATTGCCATTTTATCAGGATGTTTTTACTCAATTTATAGAGTAACTGTCTTCTCTCAAGAAAACTCCAAT GACATTGGCAATGCAAACTCCCAGGTTAATCTCTTAGTGCAGTATTTGCCTTCCATGGTGATCACACTGGCCAACTTCATCGCTCCTCTGATCTTTGCATTTCTGATCAAATTTGAAGAGTATACACCAGCCTTTGAAATCAAGCTGACACTCTTGAG GTGTGTCTTTGTGCGGTTGGCCAATATTGGCGTTCTCTTGTTCTCACTGTGGAGTCAGATCTCCGACTGTGGCAGTGACAAGTGTAAGCCCTGTGGATACAATTACAAACTCTATCCT TGCTGGGAATCTGATGTTGGGCAAGAAATGTACAAACTGATGATATTTGATTTCATTGTAATTCTTGCTGTGGCCCTGTTTGTAGACTTCCCCAGAAA GTTGTTAGTTACTCATTGCTCTTGGAAGCTTGTTCAGTGGTTTGGAGATAAGGAATTTGCAATTTCTGACAGTGTCCTGGAAATCATTTATGGGCAGACTATTTGCTTCATTGGAACCTTCTTTTCACCACTTCTCCCTGCAATAGCAACTATAAAATACTTCATCATCTTTTATGTTAAAAAG ATTGTTTTGATACACACACGTAAACCTGCAGCAAGGCCTGTAAGGGCATCAAGTTCCAACTTTTTCTTCCTGGTGGTGCTGTTGATTGGGCTCCTCTTGGCTTTTGTCCCTGTGGGATTCAGCATAGCACG TATCCCCTCTTCCAAGGCTTGTGGGCCATTCAGGAATTTTAACACTTCATGGGAAGTTATTCCAGATACAATACTTCAGTTTCCAACAGGCCTGCAGCAGTTCCTTTTTGGCATTTCATCAGAAGCCTTTGCAGTGCCTTTTTTTGTGATCCTTTG CATTATTATGTTCTATGTTATTGCCTTGGCTCGAGCACACAAACGAGTGGTTGAACAGCTGAGAGAACAACTGGTTTTG GAGAGTCGTGACAAGATGTTCCtaatcagaaaaataacagaagcTCAGAAGTAA
- the COQ7 gene encoding 5-demethoxyubiquinone hydroxylase, mitochondrial isoform X1 produces MAAAVAPALRCSLLQRRPLRCGPGVRAVPGAGAALRPCSSRVAQDGITQPVIDRIIRVDHAGEYGANRIYAGQMAVLGRSSVGPVIQQMWNQEKKHLKKFNELMVAYRVRPTVLLPFWNVAGFVLGAGSALLGKKGAMACTVAVEESISEHYNNQIRTLIEEDPEKYKELLQVIKQFRDEEQEHHDIGLEHDAEATPAYSVLKTAIQLGCKAAIFLSERI; encoded by the exons ATGGCGGCGGCCGTGGCCCCGGCTCTGCGGTGCTCGCTGCTGCAGCGCCGGCCCCTCCGCTGCGGGCCGG GTGTGCGGGCTGTGCCCGGCGCCGGGGCCGCCCTCAGGCCGTGCAGCTCGCGGGTGGCGCAGGACGGCATCACCCAGCCCGTCATAGACCGCATCATCCGCGTGGACCATGCCGGGGAGTACGGGGCGAACCGCATCTATGCGGGGCAGATGGCCGTGCTGGGCAGGTCCAGCGTGGGACCCGTCATCCAG CAAATGTggaatcaagaaaaaaaacacctgaaaaagTTCAATGAGCTCATGGTTGCATACAGAGTTCGACCTACTGTTCTATTGCCTTTCTGGAACGTAGCAGGTTTTGTTTTAG GGGCTGGAAGTGCTTTGCTTGGGAAGAAGGGTGCAATGGCTTGCACAGTGGCTGTGGAAGAGAGTATATCAGAGCACTACAACAACCAGATCAGAACGCTGATAGAGGAGGATCCAGAGAAGTACAAAGAACTATTGCAG GTCATAAAGCAGTtcagggatgaggagcaggagcaccaCGACATCGGGCTGGAGCACGATGCAGAAGCT ACACCAGCTTATTCTGTTTTGAAGACAGCCATACAACTTGGATGCAAAGCTGCAatatttttatcagaaagaatttaG
- the COQ7 gene encoding 5-demethoxyubiquinone hydroxylase, mitochondrial isoform X2, translating into MAAAVAPALRCSLLQRRPLRCGPGVRAVPGAGAALRPCSSRVAQDGITQPVIDRIIRVDHAGEYGANRIYAGQMAVLGRSSVGPVIQQMWNQEKKHLKKFNELMVAYRVRPTVLLPFWNVAGFVLGAGSALLGKKGAMACTVAVEESISEHYNNQIRTLIEEDPEKYKELLQTPAYSVLKTAIQLGCKAAIFLSERI; encoded by the exons ATGGCGGCGGCCGTGGCCCCGGCTCTGCGGTGCTCGCTGCTGCAGCGCCGGCCCCTCCGCTGCGGGCCGG GTGTGCGGGCTGTGCCCGGCGCCGGGGCCGCCCTCAGGCCGTGCAGCTCGCGGGTGGCGCAGGACGGCATCACCCAGCCCGTCATAGACCGCATCATCCGCGTGGACCATGCCGGGGAGTACGGGGCGAACCGCATCTATGCGGGGCAGATGGCCGTGCTGGGCAGGTCCAGCGTGGGACCCGTCATCCAG CAAATGTggaatcaagaaaaaaaacacctgaaaaagTTCAATGAGCTCATGGTTGCATACAGAGTTCGACCTACTGTTCTATTGCCTTTCTGGAACGTAGCAGGTTTTGTTTTAG GGGCTGGAAGTGCTTTGCTTGGGAAGAAGGGTGCAATGGCTTGCACAGTGGCTGTGGAAGAGAGTATATCAGAGCACTACAACAACCAGATCAGAACGCTGATAGAGGAGGATCCAGAGAAGTACAAAGAACTATTGCAG ACACCAGCTTATTCTGTTTTGAAGACAGCCATACAACTTGGATGCAAAGCTGCAatatttttatcagaaagaatttaG